The DNA window ACGCCTGGCTAAACTGAGCGGCGGTGTTGCTGTACTGTACGTAGGTGCTGCTACCGAAGTGGAAATGAAAGAGAAAAAAGATCGCGTAGACGATGCTTTACACGCTACCCGCGCTGCCGTTGAAGAAGGTATCGTTCCTGGTGGTGGTGTGGCTTACATCCGCGCTATCGAATCCCTGGAAAAACTGAAAGGCGAAAACGACGACGAACAAACTGGTATCCAGATCGTTAAACGCGCTGTGGAAGAGCCACTGCGTCAGATCACTGCTAACGCTGGTATCGAAGGTTCTATCGTAGTACAGAAAGTAAAAGAAGGTAAAGGTGATTTCGGTTTCAACGCTCGTACCGAAGTTTACGAAAAAATGCTGGCTGCGGGTGTTATCGACCCAACTAAAGTTAGCCGCATTGCCCTCGAAAACGCTGCATCCATCGCTGGTATGCTGCTGACTACCGAATGCGTAATCGCTGACAAACCAGAACCTAAATCTGCTGCTCCTGCTATGCCAGGCGGCGGACACGGTATGGGCATGGACTACTAATCAGTCTTATTACCATAAAGAAAAAAACTCCTGCAGGTTTTCCTGTAGGAGTTTTTTTTATCTTGTACTGTCTGCCGGTTGTAACTTTATTGCCTGTATACCGTTAAACTGGTACCCTACAGACTTAAATTAAATAACACTGAATGAAGCTATTGCTCAGAATAATAATAGCCTGTTTGCCAGTAGTACTGCTTTTCTCCTGTTCCAAAAAAACAGAGGACGCAAGCATGGCTCCGATGGCAATGGTAGATGCCACTATACAACGTTATCTCTTTGCCCACAATGAGGTCGCCATCCGCGATTCCTTCGGCCTGTACTACAGGATCATAACACCCGGTGACAGTATCCATTTTGTCAGGGATAACTCCATTGTTTCTGTAAACTATACCAACCAACTTATTGATGGCACTACCGTAGATGCCTCTTTTGATGTAACCAACTTCAATAACCGGACATTGAAGAATCATATTCCCGGCTGGCAGCTGGGCCTGCGGAAAATATCCAAAGGAGGTAGAATAAGGATGTATATACCACCTGTCCTCGCTTTTGGCTCTACAGGAGTGCCAGACATCATACCTCCCAACGCTATCCTCATCTCGGATGTGGAACTGGTAGATATCAAGTAGTCAATTATTGTATGATCATAAAATCCAAAGTCACTGAATGAAGAAAGTTTTATTACTGGTCGGAGCATGCGTCGCGCTGCTGACCGCCTGTTCCAAGAAAGACAACAATACCGACACATTCGATCCGATCGCTCAGTTTGATAAAGATAGTGTCCTGATTGTCAATTACCTGAAGGCCAACAATATTACTGCCACCCACGATCCGCGCAGTATCTTTTACAAAATCATCGACAGTGGTGTTGTGGCCAGCAAGCCTACCGTCACTAGTAATGTGACTGTAAAATACGCTGGTACCTTCCTGGATGGTAAATCTTTCGACAGCAATGATAATATCAGCTTCGACCTGAATGGTGTCATCTATGGCTGGCAGGTAGGTATACCATTGATCGGAAAAGGTGGCCGTATTCAGTTATTTCTCCCATCCTATTATGCCTACGGACAATATGGTAGATCTGGTATTCCACCCAATACAGTATTGGTGTTTGATGTGACATTGAAAGACTTTGTCAAAAAATAGCTATTTATTATCAATATATAGGTAGAAGCAGCGGAGCCTCAGGCCACCGCTGCTTTTTTATGTACGCATGGCCATGTCGGAATAATGTAAATCGTTAAATATCTGCATCGCTAAATATCCAAATACCAAAATGGCCTATTTTTACAGATAAATCAATAATGTAGTGGCACACGAATGTATTTCCGTATTTGACATTTTTAAGATTGGCATTGGTCCGTCCAGCTCTCATACTTTAGGCCCCTGGCGGGCCGCACAACGTTTCCTGCGTGATCTGGAAGCCGACGGCAAACTGGCTGCGGTTACCGGTTTACAGGTACTGTTATATGGCTCTCTCGCCAAAACAGGCCATGGTCACGGTACTGACATCGCCGTTCTGCTCGGGCTCTGTGGAGATGATCCTGTTACCTTCGATGTCAGCAAAATCAACAGCAAAATAGATGACCTGCGACGCACCCGTAAAATGATGCTGGCAGGGAAATATGAAATAGACTTCGATCCGGTGGAAGATATTGAATTCCTCTTTGAAGAATCTCTGCCTTTCCATCCCAATGCGCTGGTATTTCTTGTATCCTTCGCCGACGGCGACCAACGCGCTGCCACTTATTATTCCATCGGCGGCGGCTTTGTGGTGCAGGAAGGAGAGATCGGAGGTGGCACCACATCCGTAGATCTGCCTTTCCCGATCGATACTGCCCGTCAGTTGCTGCAATGGTGCATCAAAACCGGTTTCAGCATCTCTGAGCTCGTTATGGAAAATGAACTGGCTTGGAGGCCTGAGGCAGAAACCCGCAGTGGTGTGCTCAACATCTGGCGTGTAATGCAGGAATGTACCTATCGTGGATGTCATACTACCGGTGAACTGCCTGGTGGCCTGAAAGTGGCCCGCCGCGCCGCTGCACTCAATAAAAAACTGCTAAAAGGTCGCACTTATACCGACTATAACTCCTGGATAGAAGCAATCCGTGCCGGTGGAGCGCATTTCACCTACACACTCGACTGGGTAAGCTGTTTCGCTCTCGCTGTGAATGAAGAAAATGCTTCCTTCGGCCGTGTAGTAACAGCACCTACCAACGGTGCGGCAGGCGTTATACCCGCTGTACTGCAGTATTTTATCGCTTTCTGTGATGGACTGCAGGACGACAAAATCATCCAGTTTCTGCTCACGGCCTCCGAAATAGGCAGCATCTTCAAAAAACGTTCTACCATCTCTGCTGCAATGGGTGGATGTCAGGCTGAAATAGGTGTTTCCTCTGCCATGGCCGCTGCTGCCCTGACTGAATGCCTCGGTGGTTCCCAGCGCCAGGTACTTATGGCCGCAGAAATAGCCATGGAACATCACTTGGGCCTTACCTGCGATCCTATCGGTGGACTGGTGCAGATACCCTGCATCGAAAGAAACACCATGGGCGCCATCAAGGCCATCACGGCCTCCCAGCTGGCCCTGCAAAGCAATCCTGAGCTGGCAAAGGTTTCTCTCGACGCAGTCGTAAAAACCATGTGGGAAACTGCACTGGACATGAACTCCAAATACAAGGAGACCTCCGATGGTGGCCTCGCAGTAAACATTCCTATCAGTCTGAGTGAATGCTAATGTCATAGACACTTCACGGATATACCATACCTGTGGTACTGAGCATAGATTTAAATATGATTATATTACAAAAGAAACATATTTTCGTTCTGCGCTCAGTACCGCAACATGTAATCCGTAATTATCTATGCGTCTACTTCTTTGCCTCCTCTTATTGTCAACTTCCGTAGCTGCACAGCAGTTCGGCGGGAACCCTCCCTCCCTGAAATGGCAACAGATCAATACAGATACCGTCCGCGTTATTTTTCCCAAGGGAATGAATACGCAGGGAGAACGTGTAGTCAATATCGTTACCTGGCTCAACAAATATACCCGCTCTTCTATCGGTAATCTGGAACGTAAGGTAGATATCGTATTGCAGAACCAGACGATGCAGTCCAACGGATATGTGCAGCTCGGCCCTTTCCGTTCTGAGTTTTATCTCGCCCCGTCACCGTCTTCACAAGACCTGGGCTCCCTTGACTGGGTAGAACAGCTGTCGCTCCACGAATACCGGCATGTTCTCCAAAACATGAACTTCCGGCAGGGCGTGTCTAAAGTGTTTTCTTATCTCGGAGGACAGCTCGGACAGGCTGCTGCTACCAATGTAGCCGTACCTAACTGGTTCTGGGAGGGAGATGCCGTCATCAACGAAACAGCTTTCAGTTCTCAGGGCCGGGGACGTCTACCTGCCTTCTTTGACGGATTCCGCGCATTGTCCCTTGCTGGTAAACGATACGACTATATGAAAATACGCAACGGTTCTTACCGCGATTTCATACCAGATCATTACCCGCTTGGCTATCTGCTTTCCACCTACGGTCGTGAACATTATGGCAACGACTTCTGGAAAGGTGTCACCAGCGATGCTGTACGTTACCGGGGAGTCTTTTATCCTTTCTCCCAAAGTCTGAAAAGAAGAACCGGCAAAAACATCACAGCCTTTTACCAGGCCATGCTGCAAGAATACCAGCCACAATGGAACCAGTACGCAGCCCGTCCCGACACCACGCCGGCCGTACCTATGACAGCCGCATCCCGCACCGTTACCAACTATAAATATGTATATGCCGCCGGTAACAACGAATGGATCGTGCTGAAAGACGCCTTTAACAAAGTGCCAGGTATCTACCGTATTAACAGCACAGGAAAAGAGCATTTGCTGGTAAGGCCTGGTATTGTATATAATGATTTTTTCAGCTATCGCAACCAGCGTATCGTATGGGCTGCTGCCCGGTTTGATGCCCGCTGGGGATGGAAAGACTTTTCTGTAATACGTGTGCATGATAACGCTAACGGTACTACGAAAACTATCTCTCCCCGTGGCAAATTCTTCTCTCCCGATATCAGCGCCAACGGACAGCAGGTAGTGGCTGTAGCTACCACACCCGGTATGCAGTACAGCTTGCAGCTGATCAATGCCACCACAGGCACTATAGAAAAAGTGTTGCCCAATCCTGATAATCTGTATTATACCTTCCCACGCTTTACTGCCGACGACAAAGCCGTGATCAGTGCGGTACGCAACGGAAAAGGGGAGATGGCCCTGGTACAGCAATCGCTAGCCACCGGAGAAATCACACCGCTTACGCCCTTCAGCTTTATAGTACTGGGCATACCGGCTGTACAGGGAGATACCGTCTACTTTACAGCTTCCACTAAAGATGTAAACAACGTATACGCCCTGACATTGGCAGACCATAAAACCTATGCCATTACAGACAGGGGTAACAGCGCTCTGCATATGGCACCCGCACCACAGCAGGATAGCCTCGTATTCAGTGAGTTTACCGCCGAAGGTTACCGCCTCTACCATGCTCCGCTGAAAACAGCCCCCTGGAAGGAGATAGCGGTCAACGAGCCACAGCATAGCAAATGGTTACAGCCGCCAGCAGAAGAAGGTGCCAATATCCTGGACAAAGTGCCACACGATTCGTTACCGGTCAGAAAATATGCGCTGTTTACAAGACCCTTTAACTTCCACAGCTGGGTACCTTCTTTTAATGATCCTAACTATAGCATTTCCCTGCTGGGTGAAAATATTCTCAATACTACTAATACTTCCATCGGTTATAGCTACAACCGTAACGAAGGAAGTTCTGACCTGAACGCCAGCTTTACCTTTGCTGGCTGGTTCCCATACCTGACTACCGGCATCGATTATACGATAGACCGCAACGCACTGGTGCCCAATATGGGCCGCCTCTATTGGAATGAACTCACCTGGCACGCAGGCTTCTCTGTTCCGCTCAACCTCTCGTCTGGTCTGTATAACCGTAATATTGTTTTCGGTAGCAACTACAATATCCTGCACCGAGATCCTCAGGGTAATTTTAAGTTCAGAAACAACAACCTGCAATACCTGAGCAACCACATTGTCTTCAGCAATATGCGGATAAAAGCCCGCCAGAATATCTTCAGCCATTTTGGCCAATACATCGCTATACAGTACAACCACTCCCTGGGCGATCCTTTTGCAGAGCAGTTCTATGGCCGGCTGGATCAGTATCTGCCAGGTTTATGGCAGAACCACAACCTGGTATTGCAGGCCGCCTATCAGCAACGTGATCAGCAGTTCAACTACAGCTTTACTGACAACTTCGTTTATGCGAGAGGGTACAATACCCCCTTCTACGACCGTATTTATAAGCTGGGAGCCAACTACCACCTGCCGCTAGCATACCCCGACTGGGGCTTTGCCCAGATCCTGTATTTCAACCGTATCCGGGGCAACCTCTTCTATGACTACAGCATAGCACACGATTTCATCGCGAAGAAAGACAACCGGTATACCTCCGCAGGTGCAGAGCTATTCCTCGATACCCGGATCGGTAATACCTTACCGTTTACCTGCGGGGTGCGCTTCAGCCACCTTTTTGACAAAGACCCGTCCGATAATGCGCAAAACAGGGTGGATTTTATATTGCCGCTGCAGCAGCTGTTTAATTATTAAAGTATAACCAGAAAATTTCAATTAATTATCCTCACTTGGAAAGAAACTTGCGTTAGTAATACAATTTAAACATGGAGCAGCACTTAAATGCCGTTTGGCATTTTCCAGTAATGATTTTTGTATCATTCATTGTATTTTATTTAGTTATTTGGATAGTATTAGGCAAACAAGAGTTTACTCGTAAATTCCACCTGATCCTTATACTTTCAATTTTTACCATAATCATTGGAATGCTATTTGGAAAATATGGAGCAAATTGGGGTTTGAAATGGTGGATATATTATCCTGTACCAATGTTAATGAATGTCCTCTTACCGCCGATAGTTCTGAAAATGAGTGCTAAAAAGACAATCCTATATTTGATACTAAGCTTTTTGTCAGCACCATTTATACATTTCTTGTTTTCGTTTTTTTTAAATTGGCCAGAGTACATGCCATTTTGGAACATTCCGTATATAAAAAATCTATTACCCTGATACGATATCGGTAAACTAGAAGTATATGTTTTTATATTGGGTTATCGATTAAGGTAGCATGGAGCCATACGGATATTTATAAAAGTGTCATGTTTCAATTCCTCAATGGTCCGATTAAAGCATAGCTAATTCAAAGCCTTACCAAGTAAGTAAATTATTTCAATTCCTCCATGGTCCGATTAAAGCATGTCAAAACAGCACTTCACTCGGCCAAGAATTGTATTTCAATTCCTCCATGGTCCGATTAAAGCGAACAAAGTCCAGAAATTCCCTAATGCTTATTTTTAAATTTCAATTCCTCCATGGTCCGATTAAAGCACCGAAACGCCGAAAAGACATCCTTCATAAAGCGGATTTCAATTCCTCCATGGTCCGATTAAAGCCGGCTTACCAAATACTATCCATTCCTTTTTGAATTTATTTCAATTCCTCCATGGTTCGATTAAAGCCATTGAAGAAGGTTATGGAAAGAAGATTTCAAACTTATTTCAATTCCTCCCGGGTTCGATTAAAGCAGCTGAGAAAAAAGTTTGCCGACGATTACCAGGGCCATTTCAATTCCTCCTAGGTTCGATTAAAGCGTTATGAAATAGTGTTAAATGGGCCACAAATCCTTAATTTCAATTCCTCCATGGTCCGATTAAAGCTCCATATCTGTGGCCCGAACCGCATGGAATCTTCTAATTTCAATTCCTCCATGGTCCGATTAAAGCTGCAAACTTTTTTTCCTGTAAATGATGCATGTTATATTTCAATTCCTCCATGGTTCGATTAAATCACCAATGTCGGCCTTGAAGTTGGTGCTGGTTTTCACATTTCAATTCCTCCATGGTCCGATTAAAGCCTTTGGTATGGTTACACAGCTTGCCAGGAATGTTGATTTCAATTCCTCCATGGTCCGATTAAAGCGCTGATGCCGCGCAAAATCACGCCTTTCTGCAACGGAATTTCAATTCCTCCATGGTCCAATTAAAGCTCACGGTGCTGGTCCAGGTATGCGATATGTTCTTCTGATTTCAATTCCTCAATGGTCCAATTAAAGCATGAAAAATTTTCTCAAAAACCTGTTCGACGGCTATTTCAATTCCTCAATGGTCCAATTAAAGCTTTCTCAGGAAGGTGTGAGGGAAAAAACGAATAGAAAATTTCAATTCCTCAATGGTCCAATTAAAGCTCTCGTAGGTGTGGTTCTCCCCGCCAGCGACACACATTTCAATTCCTCAATGGTCCAATTAAAGCAGCAGACAACAGCAGTGATATGGCCCTTGAAGTACCATTTCAATTCCTCAATGGTCCAATTAAAGCAGCGTGTCATACGCGGTAAGTAGTACGCAACGATATTTCAATTCCTCAATGGTCCAATTAAAGCTTAGCCGGGCCAGTTTGTCTTCTGGTATTTCCAGTAATTTCAATTCCTCAATGGTCCAATTAAAGCATGTAACACGGGTATCTCCCCGTCATGCTATAGAAAATTTCAATTCCTCAATGGTCCAATTAAAGCTGTATATACTTACTGTCGTCATGCTGCTACTTCGTTCATTTCAATTCCTCAATGGTCCAATTAAAGCCACTATAAAATACGCAGTTTCTAAAGACGAGCAGCATTTCAATTCCTCAATGGTCCAATTAAAGCAGCAACAAGCGTGTCCTTTTCTTTCTGACCATTCCATTTCAATTCCTC is part of the Chitinophaga flava genome and encodes:
- a CDS encoding FKBP-type peptidyl-prolyl cis-trans isomerase, giving the protein MKLLLRIIIACLPVVLLFSCSKKTEDASMAPMAMVDATIQRYLFAHNEVAIRDSFGLYYRIITPGDSIHFVRDNSIVSVNYTNQLIDGTTVDASFDVTNFNNRTLKNHIPGWQLGLRKISKGGRIRMYIPPVLAFGSTGVPDIIPPNAILISDVELVDIK
- a CDS encoding FKBP-type peptidyl-prolyl cis-trans isomerase, with amino-acid sequence MKKVLLLVGACVALLTACSKKDNNTDTFDPIAQFDKDSVLIVNYLKANNITATHDPRSIFYKIIDSGVVASKPTVTSNVTVKYAGTFLDGKSFDSNDNISFDLNGVIYGWQVGIPLIGKGGRIQLFLPSYYAYGQYGRSGIPPNTVLVFDVTLKDFVKK
- a CDS encoding L-serine ammonia-lyase, giving the protein MAHECISVFDIFKIGIGPSSSHTLGPWRAAQRFLRDLEADGKLAAVTGLQVLLYGSLAKTGHGHGTDIAVLLGLCGDDPVTFDVSKINSKIDDLRRTRKMMLAGKYEIDFDPVEDIEFLFEESLPFHPNALVFLVSFADGDQRAATYYSIGGGFVVQEGEIGGGTTSVDLPFPIDTARQLLQWCIKTGFSISELVMENELAWRPEAETRSGVLNIWRVMQECTYRGCHTTGELPGGLKVARRAAALNKKLLKGRTYTDYNSWIEAIRAGGAHFTYTLDWVSCFALAVNEENASFGRVVTAPTNGAAGVIPAVLQYFIAFCDGLQDDKIIQFLLTASEIGSIFKKRSTISAAMGGCQAEIGVSSAMAAAALTECLGGSQRQVLMAAEIAMEHHLGLTCDPIGGLVQIPCIERNTMGAIKAITASQLALQSNPELAKVSLDAVVKTMWETALDMNSKYKETSDGGLAVNIPISLSEC
- a CDS encoding TolB-like translocation protein; translation: MRLLLCLLLLSTSVAAQQFGGNPPSLKWQQINTDTVRVIFPKGMNTQGERVVNIVTWLNKYTRSSIGNLERKVDIVLQNQTMQSNGYVQLGPFRSEFYLAPSPSSQDLGSLDWVEQLSLHEYRHVLQNMNFRQGVSKVFSYLGGQLGQAAATNVAVPNWFWEGDAVINETAFSSQGRGRLPAFFDGFRALSLAGKRYDYMKIRNGSYRDFIPDHYPLGYLLSTYGREHYGNDFWKGVTSDAVRYRGVFYPFSQSLKRRTGKNITAFYQAMLQEYQPQWNQYAARPDTTPAVPMTAASRTVTNYKYVYAAGNNEWIVLKDAFNKVPGIYRINSTGKEHLLVRPGIVYNDFFSYRNQRIVWAAARFDARWGWKDFSVIRVHDNANGTTKTISPRGKFFSPDISANGQQVVAVATTPGMQYSLQLINATTGTIEKVLPNPDNLYYTFPRFTADDKAVISAVRNGKGEMALVQQSLATGEITPLTPFSFIVLGIPAVQGDTVYFTASTKDVNNVYALTLADHKTYAITDRGNSALHMAPAPQQDSLVFSEFTAEGYRLYHAPLKTAPWKEIAVNEPQHSKWLQPPAEEGANILDKVPHDSLPVRKYALFTRPFNFHSWVPSFNDPNYSISLLGENILNTTNTSIGYSYNRNEGSSDLNASFTFAGWFPYLTTGIDYTIDRNALVPNMGRLYWNELTWHAGFSVPLNLSSGLYNRNIVFGSNYNILHRDPQGNFKFRNNNLQYLSNHIVFSNMRIKARQNIFSHFGQYIAIQYNHSLGDPFAEQFYGRLDQYLPGLWQNHNLVLQAAYQQRDQQFNYSFTDNFVYARGYNTPFYDRIYKLGANYHLPLAYPDWGFAQILYFNRIRGNLFYDYSIAHDFIAKKDNRYTSAGAELFLDTRIGNTLPFTCGVRFSHLFDKDPSDNAQNRVDFILPLQQLFNY